The nucleotide sequence TGCGCTTTTATGAGGAAGTGTTTGATGGGGCTGCTGGTTCTGGTTGGTCAGTGGGATGAGATTTTGATGATTGATTGAGGTGGATAATGAGGGCTGTAGTAATCGTTGTTTCAGAACCGGATATTGTCTGGGTGGTTGAGTAGAAGGTGGGAAGACTGGTGATGACTGGTACTGGTATTGCTGCGTGATCTGGGCAGAGTGTTGATACATCTCGACGTACGTCTGCATCTCCTGGATAACCGTTGAGCGATCTGGAGTTATGCTTTGCTGGAGGATCTGGGTTGGGACGTTGTCCGAACTTGGCAGAACCTTTTGAACTTTTAAGGGCGACGCAGCACCGATTTCCGAAGTTATAGTCGGCGATTGAAGCGTAGATTTCACTGGTAATAGATCGCTAGACCGTACACGAATAGAAGCAGTTTCCGGGAGCTTGCGCTTTTGTCGTAACCAACTTGGCACTTCCACCCTTTTCGGTAGTGTTCCGGTCAACGGATATGAAACTAGTATCAACTCCGATTTCTTGTACATTTCCTTGAAGTCGTTACACTTTTGTAAGAACTCACTACAGTCTACACAAACGTACTTTGGTAATTTCTCGGCTATTCCCGCGGAAGCCGTAAAGCAGGTACTCAACACTGTATTCCACTGTTTGTCAATAACTCTATCTGTGTGAATCAAACAGATCCTGCAGATATTTTTCTCTGCAAGTTCTTTGCTCCTTTCTCCCATAGTGGGATTACTGTTCAGCATGGAATCGGGAATCATCTTGTCCACTGAATAACTGATCTCAAACTGATCCCACTGTCGTCTTTGACTATCGTTTTATACACTACAAAGGCCTCGCGTCGATTTTCCCATGTAAAAACTATGCTACCCGCAGAGCtatcataaaattttacgacCCTATCCTTTTTTCTTAGAATTCCCTTTCTCCGTCCTGTATGTATCTCTAAGCAATGATCGCTCTCCTCCTACCCTTGTCACCAGATCGTAGCTTACTCTATCCAGAAACCTTGCCGGCGCAAGGCTCAATCAACGACTGCTCAAGTCGTTCAAGTAACGCCACCAACTTATGTGCGCTTCTGGGTTGCGCACTGAAAACGAAAAATGTGCAGCGCTCAGCATCTCCGGTTCCGTCATCGGTCGGTCGACCTCGCATTTCATGGTGGGCCATATCGTTGCCAGAAGGACAGTTTGAATGAATGTGCGCGCGCACATGGTTCTGGGCAGGGGTTCGCAAACCACAGCGGTGACGGATCGTTACTTAAGTAATTGCTGAGTGTTAAGTGCTCTTTATCGATTACGTATTGCTACATGGTTATTCGACATTGAACGGCTCTTTATCGGCAATAACCAACAAATGACGTATTTTTTTCCAACTATTAGGCCGTCTTGAGTGTCGTATAATTGTACGAAGaaaacgcgtatctgtcaaaggatgcaATCTCCAGTGGaactaaatggtatagtactaaattcggttttcatttacttatagatattccactaaacggctcgaagatttattatcaaagcCATCaggattttaataatttcaataaaataaaaacatgattAATCTATTTCAAAAGATTCGAGTAGCCTATTAGTTGACCGACATTTAGTAGGTTGAGAACCCCTGCCCGAGGACTCGGCCTGGAAGGGTGTCGGCGTTAGACGGATCAGCACTTTTGGGTGCGCTGAGGGCGATACTTGTTAGCCGATGGATTCGTTATTTACACTTGAACCTTGCTGGCCGGCCggcgtttttatttttgttctgcTGAGTTGCATCATCAACAAGTTCTGTGTCGCCAGATTGGTTTGTTTGGTTTGGGAAAACAGAAATATGTGTATGCATTGCAAACAGGCGGTATCCAAGATCGTCATAGTTATCGTCTTTTTTGTGTTGGCATTAATTTATGCAACCCTTGGGCTTGGAATTGTGACCGAATACGATTTTTGCTGTGCTCTCTTTCCGGTTAACAAGGGCTGTTGTACAAAAGAATCGTT is from Aedes aegypti strain LVP_AGWG unplaced genomic scaffold, AaegL5.0 Primary Assembly AGWG_AaegL5_hic_scaff_1389_PBJ_arrow, whole genome shotgun sequence and encodes:
- the LOC5577904 gene encoding zinc finger protein 362; protein product: MYKKSELILVSYPLTGTLPKRVEVPSWLRQKRKLPETASIRVRSSDLLPVKSTLQSPTITSEIGAASPLKVQKVLPSSDNVPTQILQQSITPDRSTVIQEMQTYVEMYQHSAQITQQYQYQSSPVFPPSTQPPRQYPVLKQRLLQPSLSTSINHQNLIPLTNQNQQPHQTLPHKSASQQPLPQPSQQSAIPPSVPVYQCKACCYMFLNQHHLLAHTRKHAFHGEYRCGCGRPFRAMHDFVNHLKQHSTISWCDLCGEQFADRHWELGPHLDRHVQVGLAEACDFCSLVFIDLQSRIRHVGSCHEVDLRQTMELNGGEIRGQGAWGQ